Proteins encoded in a region of the Isosphaeraceae bacterium EP7 genome:
- a CDS encoding PEP-CTERM sorting domain-containing protein has protein sequence MISQLRSFRGLAIAAGLALALSTSVKADQIAQFAESGSTPHFTFSNLGVAGGTIVGTTSGFFVDQTTSSLYFASLELNLTFVSGDTYTGSFTVTATQPGPIGDPNPVILPGDVLLSADYTAILTGGNQSLSLNNISTSNTGSVIFDSLPGLTAGFTFTNVSGGIASSSLPVTGSGTANGSASFATVPEPASMVMLGLGLVAPVAVSYRRKMLRSSN, from the coding sequence ATGATTTCGCAGTTGCGCTCGTTCCGTGGCCTCGCCATCGCGGCCGGCCTTGCCCTTGCTCTGTCCACCTCGGTCAAGGCTGACCAGATCGCCCAGTTCGCTGAGTCGGGCTCCACCCCGCACTTCACGTTCTCGAACCTTGGCGTTGCGGGCGGAACCATCGTGGGCACGACCTCAGGCTTCTTCGTCGATCAGACGACGTCGAGCCTGTATTTCGCCTCGCTGGAGCTGAACCTGACGTTCGTTAGCGGCGACACCTACACCGGCTCCTTCACGGTCACCGCCACCCAGCCCGGCCCCATTGGCGACCCCAATCCGGTCATCCTGCCCGGCGATGTCCTCCTGAGCGCCGATTACACCGCCATCCTCACCGGCGGCAACCAGTCGCTGTCGCTGAACAACATCTCGACCAGCAATACCGGCAGCGTCATCTTCGACTCGCTGCCCGGCCTGACGGCTGGTTTCACCTTCACCAACGTCTCGGGCGGAATCGCCTCGTCGTCCCTGCCCGTCACCGGCAGCGGCACGGCCAACGGTTCGGCTTCGTTCGCCACCGTCCCCGAGCCCGCTTCCATGGTCATGCTGGGCCTCGGCCTGGTTGCCCCGGTTGCCGTCTCCTACCGCCGCAAGATGCTCCGTAGCAGCAACTGA
- a CDS encoding PIG-L family deacetylase, which translates to MRASPSRNSCTPFRLLLIGLSACWIGSHTPASAAEPLRIIVFGAHPDDCELEAAGTAALWAKQGHKVKFVSVTNGDIGHHEIAGGPLARRRTAEVNRCAEILGIATQVLDIHDGEVLPTLENRKTITKLIREWKADLVIGPRPNDYHPDHRYTGILLQDAAFMVIVPNFCPDVPALRKNPVFMYTEDSFKKPNPFEPDVVVPIDETIDKKVQCIDALESQFYEWNPWLFDYLDSVPKDKAGRLEWTRKRAESQYGKVADRFRKLLVEELGEEKGKAVKVAEAFELCEYGSQPSKDELRKMFPLPDRK; encoded by the coding sequence ATGCGAGCATCCCCTTCGAGAAATTCATGCACACCCTTCCGCCTCCTGCTCATCGGCCTATCGGCTTGCTGGATCGGCTCGCATACGCCGGCTTCGGCCGCCGAGCCGCTTCGAATCATCGTCTTCGGGGCCCATCCCGACGACTGTGAACTCGAGGCCGCCGGGACCGCGGCGCTCTGGGCCAAGCAGGGGCACAAGGTTAAGTTCGTCTCGGTGACAAACGGCGATATCGGCCACCACGAGATCGCCGGCGGGCCGCTCGCCAGAAGGCGAACGGCCGAGGTGAACCGTTGCGCCGAGATCCTGGGCATCGCCACGCAGGTGCTCGACATCCACGACGGCGAAGTCCTGCCGACCCTGGAGAATCGCAAGACGATCACCAAGTTGATTCGCGAGTGGAAGGCCGACCTCGTCATCGGCCCGAGGCCAAATGACTACCATCCGGACCATCGCTACACGGGCATTCTGCTCCAGGATGCGGCCTTCATGGTGATCGTCCCCAACTTCTGCCCCGACGTGCCCGCCTTGCGGAAGAATCCGGTGTTCATGTACACCGAAGACTCGTTCAAGAAGCCGAACCCGTTCGAACCGGACGTCGTGGTCCCTATCGACGAGACGATCGACAAGAAGGTGCAGTGCATCGACGCCCTCGAGTCGCAGTTTTATGAGTGGAACCCCTGGCTCTTCGATTATTTGGACAGCGTTCCGAAGGACAAAGCCGGGCGGCTGGAATGGACCCGCAAACGGGCCGAGTCACAGTATGGCAAGGTCGCGGATCGCTTCCGCAAGCTGCTCGTCGAGGAGTTGGGCGAGGAGAAAGGCAAGGCGGTCAAGGTCGCCGAAGCCTTCGAGCTCTGCGAGTATGGATCTCAGCCGTCGAAGGACGAGTTGCGGAAGATGTTCCCGCTGCCCGATCGTAAATAA
- a CDS encoding diadenylate cyclase — MNVLTRSLVKHAHAIARESGARTILLHADVVEEDDALASLIQDVDFRVVLVSRRVGFQAPPGWGELCSIVRVPDIPMTRAGQIKVAVLVAAAEGLITIGDRILCLGGQDSSGILDTLMVLDLGEEIELFAASATTPLPSDVAPTVFERLLTLASELGLEGREGKSVGTLFILGDTDTVLSQSRQLVINPFHGHPESERNVLDPRLEETVKEFSAIDGAFIIRGDGVILAAGRYLTPQTELEVPLPRGLGTRHEAAAGITVNSDALAICISQSTGTVSIFRHGRLMTDLSKPRKRSPQAL, encoded by the coding sequence TTGAACGTCCTGACTCGCAGCCTGGTCAAGCACGCACACGCGATCGCCCGCGAATCAGGGGCACGTACCATTCTGCTGCACGCCGACGTCGTCGAGGAAGACGACGCCCTGGCTTCGCTCATCCAGGATGTTGATTTCCGGGTCGTCCTCGTCTCGCGAAGGGTAGGGTTCCAGGCCCCCCCGGGATGGGGTGAACTGTGCTCGATCGTCCGTGTGCCGGACATCCCGATGACACGAGCCGGCCAGATCAAGGTCGCGGTGCTGGTCGCCGCGGCCGAGGGTCTGATCACCATCGGTGACCGGATTCTCTGCCTGGGAGGCCAGGATAGCTCGGGGATCCTCGATACCCTGATGGTACTGGACCTGGGCGAGGAGATCGAACTGTTCGCGGCCTCCGCCACGACCCCCTTGCCGTCCGACGTGGCCCCGACGGTGTTCGAGCGGCTCCTGACCCTGGCCAGCGAGCTTGGCCTGGAAGGCCGAGAGGGGAAGTCGGTCGGAACCCTCTTCATTCTGGGCGATACGGATACGGTTCTCTCGCAGAGCCGTCAGTTAGTGATCAACCCATTCCATGGCCATCCCGAGTCGGAGCGGAATGTCCTCGATCCCCGACTCGAGGAGACGGTCAAGGAGTTCTCGGCAATCGACGGTGCGTTCATCATCCGCGGTGACGGGGTGATCCTGGCCGCTGGACGCTATCTCACGCCGCAAACCGAGCTGGAAGTGCCGCTTCCGCGTGGCCTGGGGACGCGCCATGAAGCCGCCGCCGGGATTACGGTGAACTCGGACGCGCTGGCCATCTGCATCTCACAGTCAACCGGGACCGTATCCATCTTTCGCCACGGCCGGTTGATGACCGATCTGTCGAAGCCGAGGAAGCGTTCACCTCAAGCACTCTGA
- a CDS encoding tetratricopeptide repeat protein has translation MAGFAGHFLQSSAALMTILLLSAGLARGQDAGRARLESEATAQAAEADRLFKAGDYAAALPIYQAERASRKILGDLRYESLAARAIGSCLANLRDFDGAIEAYLEVIPIDTERKAVGDLGYDWLLIGQAEKDRGRPADAVRALRKSIALLSKASEVDHEADAQWLYGQLAIDLNRADIAWPALTRGIQLAESLKDAGRLSRLKAELGRTAAMLGANALAAETFSDARFALTKLDRPGEVAEVDRRLADVLTELGNVDAASARAEMALEAHTKLEQQADLADDAAWLAALRIRQGRPADAATFANRAVEAFRAADDRPGEIAALVLLADARGKTNDWSAAAKALGEAVDTARQDEDPVALGRLLILAGEVGAKAGDRSRSEALFAEASSLSAKAKNADLAKALADAKLRSLPGQPKAAKPK, from the coding sequence ATGGCCGGGTTCGCTGGGCATTTCCTGCAATCGTCGGCGGCATTGATGACGATCCTGCTCCTCTCCGCGGGCCTGGCTCGCGGGCAAGACGCAGGCCGGGCCCGTCTTGAATCCGAGGCCACGGCGCAGGCCGCGGAGGCCGATCGGCTCTTCAAGGCGGGCGACTATGCCGCCGCCCTGCCCATCTACCAGGCCGAGCGAGCGAGCCGTAAGATCCTCGGCGATCTCAGATACGAATCACTGGCCGCCCGCGCGATCGGCTCCTGCCTGGCGAATCTGAGAGACTTCGACGGGGCGATCGAGGCCTATCTCGAAGTCATCCCCATCGATACCGAGCGGAAGGCGGTCGGTGACCTGGGCTACGACTGGCTCCTGATCGGCCAGGCGGAGAAGGATCGAGGGCGGCCCGCCGACGCCGTCCGGGCCCTCCGGAAATCGATCGCCCTGCTTTCCAAGGCTTCCGAGGTCGATCACGAGGCCGATGCCCAGTGGCTTTACGGGCAGCTGGCGATTGACCTGAACCGCGCCGACATCGCTTGGCCGGCGCTCACCCGTGGGATTCAGCTCGCAGAGTCACTCAAGGATGCTGGGCGTCTCTCCAGGCTGAAGGCCGAACTCGGCCGGACCGCTGCGATGCTCGGCGCCAACGCTCTCGCGGCCGAGACGTTCAGCGATGCCCGGTTCGCACTCACAAAGCTCGACCGACCAGGCGAGGTGGCGGAGGTCGACCGGCGACTCGCCGACGTGTTGACGGAGTTGGGTAATGTCGACGCCGCCTCGGCCCGCGCCGAGATGGCCCTGGAGGCCCACACCAAGCTCGAACAGCAGGCCGACCTAGCTGATGACGCAGCCTGGCTTGCGGCACTTCGCATCCGCCAGGGACGACCCGCCGACGCCGCCACATTCGCCAACCGTGCCGTCGAGGCCTTTCGCGCCGCGGATGATCGTCCCGGCGAGATCGCCGCGCTGGTCTTGCTCGCAGACGCCCGCGGCAAGACGAATGACTGGTCGGCCGCGGCGAAAGCCCTGGGAGAGGCCGTCGACACCGCCCGCCAGGACGAGGACCCCGTCGCCTTGGGCCGGCTCCTCATCCTCGCCGGCGAGGTCGGGGCCAAAGCCGGAGATCGGTCCCGTTCCGAAGCCCTGTTCGCCGAGGCCTCCAGCCTGAGTGCCAAGGCGAAGAACGCAGATCTCGCCAAAGCCCTGGCCGACGCCAAGCTCCGATCTCTCCCCGGCCAGCCCAAGGCCGCGAAGCCAAAGTGA
- the menC gene encoding o-succinylbenzoate synthase translates to MSETIERVGLTHIQIPLKEPFRISGGEVAIKDAILVTIESSGGLGLGESSPMASSFGYSSDTPEGCWDDLVGQIVPSLLGRSVASVEDIASLVAGWDASSRFAVAGAETALHDLLAQSRHTSIAGLLGVSAEQASLGIESGLAVGLYPTVVELLRTIETHLVEGYRRVKIKICPGSDLELVRAVRQHFGELPLMVDANAAYRLDAETMETFRALDDFDLLMIEQPLAARDIAGLTRLQASLVTPICIDETADTLAMTVEAIEQEACRIVNLKLQRVGGYGPAKAIHDYCASKGIACWVGTMPELGVGQAHGIHLASLGNCRYPTDIEPSSRWFVDDFTVPRLELHSPGYLRVPDRSGLGFVLDMMKVKRYQVRHVDYAKQVSS, encoded by the coding sequence ATGTCTGAGACGATCGAGAGAGTGGGCCTGACTCACATTCAGATACCGCTGAAAGAACCGTTCCGGATTTCGGGAGGCGAAGTCGCCATCAAGGACGCGATCCTGGTGACGATCGAGTCGTCGGGCGGTCTGGGGCTGGGTGAGAGTTCCCCCATGGCCTCCAGCTTCGGATACTCGTCCGACACACCCGAGGGGTGTTGGGACGACCTGGTCGGGCAAATCGTTCCCTCGTTGCTGGGCCGGTCGGTCGCGAGCGTCGAGGATATCGCGTCACTGGTTGCGGGATGGGATGCTTCCAGTCGCTTCGCAGTGGCGGGCGCCGAGACGGCCCTTCACGACCTACTCGCTCAGTCCCGCCACACGAGCATCGCGGGACTTCTGGGCGTCTCCGCGGAACAGGCTTCGCTGGGCATCGAATCGGGCCTGGCCGTCGGTCTCTATCCGACGGTCGTTGAGCTGCTGCGGACGATCGAGACACATCTGGTTGAAGGATATCGTCGGGTCAAGATCAAGATTTGCCCCGGCAGCGACCTCGAACTCGTCAGGGCAGTGCGCCAGCATTTCGGCGAACTGCCGTTGATGGTCGACGCGAATGCAGCGTATCGCCTCGATGCCGAGACGATGGAGACCTTTCGTGCTCTGGACGATTTCGATCTCCTGATGATCGAGCAACCCCTGGCGGCTCGCGACATCGCGGGATTAACGCGACTTCAGGCCAGTCTGGTTACACCGATCTGCATTGATGAAACCGCCGATACGCTCGCAATGACCGTCGAGGCGATCGAGCAAGAGGCCTGCAGGATCGTCAACCTCAAACTCCAGCGGGTCGGGGGGTATGGCCCCGCAAAGGCTATCCACGACTATTGCGCATCAAAGGGCATCGCCTGCTGGGTCGGAACGATGCCCGAGCTGGGGGTAGGTCAGGCCCACGGGATTCACCTCGCATCGCTGGGAAATTGTCGATACCCGACTGACATCGAACCGAGTTCGCGTTGGTTCGTTGACGATTTCACCGTACCTCGCCTGGAACTCCACTCGCCCGGCTACCTTCGCGTCCCCGACCGATCTGGTCTAGGCTTCGTCCTGGACATGATGAAAGTCAAACGCTATCAGGTCCGGCATGTTGATTATGCGAAACAAGTCTCGTCATGA
- a CDS encoding serine/threonine-protein kinase: protein MARAHSDLNLLRSLLALQLDFLTLEALQSGIECLRDRPDADILGLLVERGDLDRSRANLLIALAEEHIRAHQGDLALSLEAAALSREQFSAACELADSLPQSPDIQELAAQSVQIHLLDQGLGRFEGQATNLEPSRDERRFRSAEGLRLDDRGTREPTSHRLQPTQPLTLPDHDPFSTLFAPRDDERHRTIGNRVEPVTLHERPRPNSSETTQQTPTVADPARTEIATGESPANTLRQVSVEFDPYATRAASRGALTAATHVESGSTRRLPDDEGPQEPSPTRTPHESRFKIIRRHARGGLGEVYLARDEELNRDVALKEIQARHADQLSSRSRFLLEAEITGRLEHPGIVPVYGLGTYGDGRPYYAMRFISGESLGEAIDRFYDPETGPKTPGDRELGLRDLLGRFVATCNAVAYAHSRGVIHRDLKPANVMLGKFGETLVVDWGLAKAMGQGDDPIATQIAPGEGPLTVRSGVGSQETVAGWAVGTPQYMSPEQARGDLAQMGPACDIYSLGATLYVLLTGKAPFDAADSIRVIEKVKEGTFAPPRSVESSVPAPLNAVCMKAMSLLPADRHASATSLADDVEHWLADEPVSCYAEPWHRRLARWTRRHRGATVAAALVAATLTISLAVGNVLIARERDRATKNFRVAHQAVDRMLTRLGQSELADIPQMEQVRKNLLDDAVRLYIELARQRPDDRVSQAEVGIASIRLGEIRAMLSELSSAERDHRSGLKILETLAATHPEDPTLQRSLAQGYHGLGVVLRKLNRFADGEAMMRKALSLREALVLNQLGNPEDRAALADTRYQLGALMARLTGRSTEALPAYEKAVRELRDLVESNRERPDLKLDLARNLNNLGMLQSKKDLNAALKTFEESIDILKVLERDSPGQASVRWRLARSYGNVAFTSSSLGKTNEAHDALREAYERFERLVTEYPTVVDYRNELAGILTDRAAVSQDEGRLQDSDDDLRRALKIREGLVKQSPELLDYLRRLAFVRLAMARHLQLTAQYPEALILLKLGLEEIRSLVQRFPEVVEYHTDHASFLSSIGEVWLELHEYGNASRSLRRAIDERRYVLKSEPGDKRIEGELLVDLAQLAAANLGRGDHFDAAKTAEEIVALTPTDAEELRRAGRFLARCASVSAQDRSLSVEERPELTSAYGDRAIAVLKMAIHAGFDDPEEFLHPDYDQLQTREDFRKLVKSIPVKAAQARRFRGRPSVALPARACQIAQR from the coding sequence ATGGCCCGAGCCCACTCCGATCTGAATTTGCTTCGCTCGCTGCTCGCGTTGCAACTGGATTTCTTGACGCTGGAGGCGTTGCAGTCGGGCATCGAATGCCTGCGAGATCGGCCCGATGCCGACATTCTCGGCCTCCTCGTCGAACGCGGAGATCTCGACCGTAGCCGGGCCAACCTACTCATCGCTCTAGCCGAGGAGCATATCCGAGCGCATCAGGGCGATCTTGCTCTGAGCCTCGAGGCCGCCGCCCTTTCTCGTGAGCAATTCTCCGCGGCCTGCGAACTGGCCGATTCGCTACCGCAAAGCCCTGATATTCAAGAACTTGCGGCGCAATCCGTTCAGATTCATCTCTTAGACCAAGGTCTCGGTCGTTTCGAAGGGCAAGCAACCAATCTCGAGCCTTCACGAGATGAACGGCGGTTTAGATCAGCGGAGGGCCTGAGGCTCGATGACCGAGGGACGCGAGAACCCACCTCTCATCGGCTCCAGCCTACCCAGCCTTTGACCCTGCCCGACCACGACCCGTTCTCGACGCTGTTTGCCCCGAGGGATGATGAGAGGCATCGGACGATCGGGAATCGAGTCGAACCAGTGACTCTCCACGAACGGCCCAGGCCGAATTCGTCGGAGACGACGCAGCAGACCCCGACGGTCGCAGATCCAGCTCGGACAGAGATTGCGACCGGTGAAAGCCCTGCCAATACGCTCAGGCAGGTTTCCGTCGAGTTTGACCCGTATGCCACGCGTGCCGCCAGCAGGGGGGCGTTGACGGCAGCGACCCACGTGGAATCCGGCTCGACTCGGCGACTTCCCGACGATGAGGGGCCGCAGGAGCCATCTCCCACGCGCACGCCGCACGAGTCACGCTTCAAGATCATCCGCAGACACGCGCGAGGCGGCCTGGGTGAAGTCTATCTGGCTCGCGACGAGGAACTGAATCGCGACGTCGCGTTGAAGGAGATCCAGGCTCGGCACGCCGATCAGTTGTCGAGCCGGTCTCGATTTCTGCTCGAGGCGGAGATCACGGGGCGGCTGGAGCACCCGGGCATTGTGCCCGTCTACGGCCTGGGAACCTACGGCGACGGCCGTCCTTATTACGCGATGAGGTTCATCTCGGGTGAGAGTCTTGGCGAGGCCATCGATCGGTTCTACGACCCGGAAACGGGCCCGAAGACTCCGGGCGATCGCGAGTTGGGGCTACGCGACCTCCTCGGACGGTTCGTGGCCACCTGCAATGCGGTGGCGTACGCCCACAGCCGGGGAGTGATCCATCGCGACCTGAAGCCAGCCAATGTCATGCTCGGCAAGTTCGGCGAGACGCTGGTGGTCGATTGGGGCCTGGCCAAGGCAATGGGACAAGGGGACGACCCGATCGCAACGCAGATCGCGCCGGGAGAGGGCCCTCTGACCGTTCGATCGGGGGTCGGCTCGCAGGAGACGGTCGCAGGGTGGGCGGTGGGCACGCCCCAGTATATGAGCCCCGAGCAGGCGCGCGGTGATCTCGCGCAGATGGGGCCCGCCTGCGATATCTACAGTCTGGGTGCCACTCTCTATGTGCTGCTTACCGGCAAGGCTCCATTCGACGCCGCCGACTCGATTCGGGTGATCGAGAAGGTCAAGGAGGGGACCTTTGCTCCGCCGAGATCTGTTGAGTCGTCGGTCCCCGCCCCCTTGAACGCGGTCTGCATGAAGGCGATGTCCCTACTGCCCGCCGATCGTCACGCCTCGGCCACATCATTGGCGGACGATGTTGAGCACTGGTTGGCCGATGAGCCCGTCTCATGCTATGCCGAGCCATGGCATCGACGGCTGGCCCGATGGACGAGGCGACATCGCGGGGCAACCGTTGCGGCGGCGCTGGTCGCGGCCACCCTCACGATCTCGCTCGCCGTGGGCAACGTGCTGATCGCACGGGAACGCGACCGGGCAACGAAAAATTTCCGGGTCGCGCACCAGGCCGTGGACAGGATGCTCACCCGGCTCGGCCAGTCGGAACTGGCCGACATCCCGCAAATGGAACAGGTGCGTAAAAACCTGCTCGACGACGCCGTCCGACTTTATATCGAGCTGGCGAGGCAGAGACCCGACGATCGGGTCTCTCAGGCCGAGGTGGGAATCGCGTCGATCCGCCTGGGCGAGATCCGCGCGATGCTCTCGGAACTTTCCTCGGCGGAGCGTGACCATCGCTCGGGACTGAAGATCCTGGAGACGTTGGCGGCAACCCACCCCGAGGATCCGACACTCCAGCGTTCGCTCGCTCAGGGATACCATGGGCTCGGCGTCGTCCTGCGTAAGCTCAATCGATTTGCCGACGGCGAGGCGATGATGCGTAAGGCTCTGAGCCTTCGCGAGGCCTTGGTTCTCAACCAGTTGGGCAACCCGGAAGATCGCGCCGCTTTGGCCGACACCCGATATCAGCTCGGCGCCCTGATGGCAAGGCTCACCGGCCGATCCACCGAGGCCTTGCCTGCCTACGAGAAGGCGGTCCGGGAACTCCGAGACCTGGTCGAATCCAATCGCGAACGGCCCGATCTCAAGCTGGACCTGGCCCGCAACCTCAACAATCTTGGCATGCTCCAGTCCAAGAAGGACCTGAACGCCGCCCTCAAGACCTTCGAAGAGTCGATTGACATTCTCAAGGTTCTGGAGCGCGATTCGCCCGGTCAGGCGTCCGTGCGATGGAGGCTTGCCCGCTCCTACGGCAACGTGGCCTTCACCTCCTCGTCCCTCGGCAAGACGAACGAGGCCCATGACGCATTGCGAGAGGCTTATGAGCGATTCGAACGGCTCGTAACCGAATATCCCACCGTGGTCGACTATCGAAATGAACTGGCAGGAATCCTGACGGACCGGGCGGCGGTTTCTCAGGACGAAGGTCGGCTCCAAGACTCCGATGACGACCTCAGGCGCGCCTTAAAGATCCGCGAGGGACTCGTCAAGCAGTCGCCCGAGTTACTCGACTACCTCCGGCGGCTCGCCTTCGTTCGACTCGCGATGGCCAGGCACCTCCAGCTCACCGCGCAATATCCGGAGGCCCTCATCTTGCTCAAGCTCGGCCTCGAGGAAATCCGCTCCCTCGTCCAGCGGTTCCCCGAGGTCGTCGAGTATCACACCGACCACGCCTCATTCCTGTCGAGCATCGGGGAAGTCTGGCTAGAACTCCACGAATACGGCAATGCTTCCCGCTCCTTACGCCGTGCCATCGATGAACGCAGATACGTCCTGAAGTCCGAGCCGGGCGATAAGCGGATCGAGGGAGAGTTGCTCGTCGACCTGGCACAACTCGCCGCAGCCAACCTCGGACGCGGAGACCACTTCGATGCGGCCAAGACCGCCGAAGAGATCGTCGCCTTGACCCCAACCGACGCCGAAGAACTCCGTCGGGCCGGTCGATTCCTCGCTCGTTGCGCGTCGGTGTCGGCCCAGGATCGCTCCCTATCCGTGGAAGAACGCCCTGAATTGACTTCAGCCTATGGAGATCGCGCGATTGCCGTCTTGAAGATGGCCATCCACGCCGGATTCGATGATCCCGAGGAGTTCCTTCACCCCGATTACGACCAGCTCCAGACCCGTGAGGATTTCCGCAAGCTGGTCAAATCGATCCCGGTGAAGGCGGCCCAAGCTCGACGGTTTCGAGGGCGACCGAGTGTTGCCTTGCCGGCCCGGGCGTGTCAGATCGCCCAGCGATAA